The Electrophorus electricus isolate fEleEle1 chromosome 4, fEleEle1.pri, whole genome shotgun sequence region TCATGTTAGTAGTTGGGGTTAATGAAGTTTCTGCTGTAGACAAAGTTAAAGATGTTCAAAAAGTTGTTTGGGGGGTGTAAGAGTAAAAGGGAGGACCTTTGATGTTGAGACTAATAGTCCCATGCTTCTGTGTGAGTGCACAAAAGTGTTAAATCCACTGTCTCACCTCAGGTAAGAACACATGATGGTTCCTCACCCTGGAAATTCATTATGCCATTTCAGATGGGTTTTATGAAAAGCTGGGAAACCTCTTATCAGTGGGAAAAGCAATGGAGGACTTACAAACTCTGTCATCTTCTTAGCACTTAAGGCAACACAATGGAGTCTTTTCTCCATGTTATGGGAGAATTTATGAATCTGAGCTATAGTTACTACCGGCTTAGAGCAGTTTTCCGGTGCACAGAGAAGCAGTCAGGACACTGGCCTAAAGGGTCCTGTTCTTGAAATAGTAAGGGCTTTAAGTTTCACTAACCCTGAAGTAAAACTAGAAGAGTATCTGGATTCCATAAATCATGCTTGTGGATATGTAGAATCTGGTGAAGATTTGTGGTCCTCTTCTTTGATGCCGCAAAAATCAGGGGAAAACCTGTCAGAGATGGAACCATTTGGTCAGAGATGGGAACCATTTTTAGCCTACACGGTCCAGAAAGGAGGCATCATGACCTAAGATatggacagagtgagagtaGAGCAACTGTTCAGAGGTGCAGGGGGGGCTGACTTAATGTTACTACAGTTGCAcctcaaaaaaaagaagaaacagaccCCCTAATTTTCTAGACGTGCTTAGATCAGAGCAGAAAAGTAGTGAGGGGTTTCACTGTAAAATAAACCTTTGTGTACATTAACTTAGTGCTCAAGATTCATTACAATAAAggagcataaaaacaaaactaatttcTGAAAGAGCAggtggctgaaaaaaaaattaggctAAAGACAGCAGGAACTCAAATAAAAGTGACCTAGCAAGTAAGCAGCATTCTTGTTCTGCATGGAGCCATGCTATGAGCACTATGAGCATTGCTCCAGTACTTGAGCGACTAGGTCTCACATCTATAGTGAAATGGCAGATATATGGTCACCCTTGTAAGCAGCAGCTGTCTCAGTTTCCTGTGCAACAAATGACAGATTTAGCAATTTTGGACTTTAGCTATTCCATCTTTCCATACAGAGGCTATGTGCTGATGGATGTCCAGTTTCCAAAAGAGTTCACTGGTGCCCTTGAGATTTTATCTGTATTGGCACTGATTTGTCCTGATCCCAAGCCTCAGACCAAACTAGGCTTGGGCTATAATGTAAATTTAGGCAAACAATTATCGTCTCCAGATTTATCCCAATTAAAAGATTTTATCAAGTTAAAATTTCATTTACTAAGTACCTCACATAAGCATTACAGGGCTTTTCATCTGTTTCAGTCACGTGTTTAATTTACATGCGCAGCAGTAAAACATTTGCTGCATCTCAGTTGagcaataaataattaacagGGAATCTTAattctggaagaaaaaaaaagtttgaatatTATGAAGCAATAATAATACCTGTTTATGATGCATGTATATTACCCTAATAGTTGTAGTTTAAGGTCTTTAACAATCCAGATTGGTTTATACacaaatattgtttttcatttaacttTTCACCAGTTACCGACAAGCATTTTTGCACCAATGTCTACAGCAAATACAGTCATCGGGCAGAGTATTATgcaaagattttatttttatttataggaATAAATTATGAACTTCAAATTACGAACTTGGAAAAAACTTGTACAGCATCCTTAATAAATGAACAATCTAAATCAAAGGCATACAATTAAATAGCTTGAATCTAAAACAGATGGGCACTggctaatgttacattttaaacagtaagCAATAAACTAAcacagcaataaataaaaacattctgtTGGATTGacaaaatatgccaaaaatTAACAAATAGTAGTGTACAAGTTGTACATTCAGTAGCAAAATTAACTTTGGTCACTACCATATGCCAGTGCACATTCTTTGCAAGGAAGACAAGCATGCTAACCTTGTCAGATTTAAGATGAGAGTGTGAGGAGTTAGCATTTTCCAGCTGTGCTTAAAACACACTGGACAGGGTACTtgttgcgcgcgcacacacatgtatttgcGCAGCTGCCATTATCGATCATACGCTACCATGCTAGCGGATCATCATTGCCAGCTTCCATTCATTGAATACAGAGCAAAGACCCTTAGCTATATTGGTTGCAGTGTGGCTGTCTGGAAATAAGCTTCCACTGTGGCAAAAATGATGTGTGCCATCACATAGACAGCATGTAACACTCTTGACATCTAAATGTTCTCTGAGTTTGTCTCgttgaaaaccaaaatattgCCAAACTGGCACAGTGACACCCATCTTCTGTACAAGCTCATCCATTTTTACGGTCTACTGGGGAGTAGGTCACATGTAGCAGAGTTTGTTTCATGTCCATGTACCCAGCATTCTTTGGCAGACTGAAACTCTACattatatatctacatataatATTTTCAAGTGGTGGTTTAAAAACGTAAATTTATAGTTAGTTGGAGAATCTATGATCATGTGGTATACTTAAATGCCATCTTTTCTGTTATATGTCTAAAATTTTCATACACCATAAAATAGAATGTTTGTATAAAGTCAAAGGCATTGACACAAATCAGTGGTAAATGTCATTAGTACGTGATAAAAAGAAATAGAAGGATAATTTACCTAATATCGTCACTGCTTTAAATTATTACGACATACAATCATGTCGTTTATTGGCCCAAGGCTAGACCAAaccagtgttgttgttttttttgtgagtaCAAATGCCAGTCTATTTTGAAGGCCTGTGTCATTGTacaaacaaatggaaaataCCAGCTTAGTACAGGTGCAGAGTGTGAACTGTGGGCCTGCTTTTTAAGGCAATTTTTTATTTGGTAGAAGTTCTTGTTGGCCCTGTGAGATGGCTAGGTAGCCTAGTTTTCTCCCCTTAAAAGACTTGCTGTGTGCAATTTTAGATGTATTTGCATGTTCCAGTGATGAAGAATGCATTActagtagaaaaaaaaaatctgtcccACTGGATTGTTATAGCTTATCTTGTATTAGCCTATTGTAGCTCCAGTGTCTACTATTGATGTCAATAACTTCTTCCATCTTGTAGAATGAAAGCATGAAGGAGATTACTCTGCAAAAACATAAGCCTGTTGAACAGGTGCTGCTCACAGGGCTAGCAACACCACCTTTTGGGCAGTGCCTGGAAATATAGACCGAAACCTTATTGACTCTGGTGACTGCTTTCACTCACTTGGAATTTGGGAGAGGCTCAGATAGAAGATATGTAGCAGAAGACTAGTAGTCACTGCATGAATGGGAAGTTGCCCTGGCAAAAAGAGTGGAACACCAGACCCAAGAACATTCCATGAGTGTTCTCAACATATAGGACTTACCaacatttatttgacattttatggcatttagctgacacttttatccaaagctgaTTACAAttgcaacttgagcaattgagggctaaaggccttgctcaggggcccagcagtggtaaATTGATggcggtggggcttgaaccagcaaccttctgattactagccaagtaccttaaccactctCATAAACAAAGACTCCAGAAGCTAAAACTTGATCGCTTTATGGAGACTTTCTATTATTCGTTTCTTAACCAGCAAAAGTATAAACAAGGCACTGGCTATACACATACATGACATTCCATAATATGTATAACCACACAGAAATGCATGGAGGAAGAGAATTGTATTAAAATGGAGTGATTTAATACAAACTGCACAGGGTGGCAGAGAATAGTGTTCGTTGATGCAAGTTATTGTTTTGCTTACGTGACCTGATCTGAAAAAGAACGAGGTGTTCCTGGGTGACTTCTGAGAATAAGATCCTGGCAGagaaaacagactgttttgtgtGATATTTACCCTGTTCTGAACTAACTAGCTTCTCCTGTAAACTTGTTGTGTAAACTTGTAGTGAAAAAACCCAACTGATTTTGTGTACagataaatattgttatatGCCTTAAGTCCAGCCTTACACATAGGAGGGAACCATAGAAGACTCAAGAGCTGAGACCCAAAGTGTCAGAGACCGATTTGAATGAGTGTGGGGAATAGGAAAAGGAATCAGTATTAAAAGGAAGTCAAAATTATGATATAATGGTTAATAAACTGCACAATTCCTTCTTAGTAATCCTTATAAACTATTAGTAATATAGTCTATGGTTGACCTTCTAGTTTGAAGACAGGAAAGCATCAATAGCAGGTAAGTGCCAATCTGAATACTCGACATCACTTTGTAGACTGAACACTCCAGTCTGATTCGCTTTTGAGGTTGAGTTTAGCTCTAAATGAATTCACATTATCCATTTATCCTACCTTGCCTTTTTTCCAGAGTGGTACACAGGCCAGCCCATTTGCTCTTTCTTAAATTCATTTAGTTTTACTTCCTTATATGCTGAGGCAAAATGTAGAGGAAGATATACAgggcaaggaaaaaaaactacagaaaataGTGATGTGAATGTGCTACAGTCATGGATTAATGTATTCtccaaataaaaaaaggaaaacagccagtgaaataaaaacaaaaacgtgaTCTCATATAGCAGGCGGAAAAAGatttatgcatatatacaatgttcTAGACCCTTTTAAAGCCAGGACACAGGCAATGCAACATCAAAGTCATCTATAAAATTCATATGTATTggaagattttatttttctcattttagaaAACTGCTTTTGCTGAATTATTCCAAAtactaatgtttttttaaaattcattttagtggaaaataaaatttgaaactGAGGTTCAGCCCTGTTGTTCTATgttcattttcactttaaacattatttcaagtaaatatatttaacttTACACAATTAAGGTTTACTCAGTACATCTTTCAAAATGCTGATATGTTTTATCCCTAGATTGAATACATCTTGAAAATGACACGCACACTGCCACAGCTGTTCAGAGATTACTTGGACAAGCGCCAGATTAACCGGAACCGTCTGGTGACAAAAGATGGTCACTGCAACATTGAATATGGCAATGTGAAGTACAGCAGTCGCTTGGCCTATTTGCTAGACATATGGACAACCACCCTGGAGCTCCGTTGGACTATAGTGTTCATCTTGTTCGGAGCTGCCTTCCTTCTCAGCTTCTTCCTTTTTGCACTTATCTGGTACTGGATTGCTCGCAGTAATGGAGACTTGTGGTGGCAGAATCCTTCACCTGACCACAACCCTTGTGTAATGAATGTCTATGGCTTGACCACTGCTTTCCTCTACTCCATAACAACGCAGATGACCATTGGCTACACTGCAAGGGTCATTACCCCATATTGCCCGGGTGCACTCGTCGTTCTCAATATCCAGACTCTCATTGGTACACTCGTAAAATGCTATTGGTGTGGCGTGGTTATCGCCAAAATGGCCTCACCTAAGAAAAGAGCAAAGACAATCAACTTCAGTGAAAAGGCTGTCATCAGCCCTAGAAATGGTGCCCTGTGTTTGCAGATACGAGTGGCCAACCTACGTAAAACTATACTGGTTGGGAGCCAGATTTATGGTAAGATGTTTAGAACAACAGTCACACCTGACGGCGAGACCATCATCATGGACCAGATCACTGTCGATTTCATGGTGGATGCTGGGAAGGACAACCTGTTCTTCGTCTGTCCTTTGACCCTGTATCATGTGATTGACAGGACAAGTCCATTTTTTGAGATGGCAGCAGACACTCTGCACCAGCAGCAGTTTGAGCTGGTGGTGTTTCTGGATGGCACAGATGAGACCACTAACTTCTCCTGCCAGGCCAGGACTTCCTATATCCCTAGAGAGATCATGTGGGGTTATGAATTTTTCCCCATTATTTCCCGTAGCAAAGAAGGCACATACTGCGTGGATTTCTCTATGCTCGCCAGACTGGTACCCACACCGACTCCACACTGTATCTTCTGCTTCAGTAATGAGAGAGCTCACCATTATGACCCCAGAGGTGGCACTGACAATCTGGACTTTGAAGCCTGTAACACTACTAACCAGGACAACATTGGTCACCAGAGTTTCCAACCAtcaataaacacagaaacactctataaaagaaaatcttaaaattacattctttaaaaattatgtatgtatggaAACATGTTTCCTTAAAAGCACTAAGAATGAAACTTCCTTGTTCTTTCTTTAGTGAAACAAGGAATTCTGCCAGTTAATGTTCAGATGCATTTACATAATCTTATATGGCAGGCTTatatgtttttctatttatgGAAGTTTTTTTCTTGTTGAAATGGGTAACTGATAGGAACTAATTATGGAGATCATATATTTTCATGTTACCACATATTAGTTATGATatgcaaataaaagtgattttgCCAAAAACTTGTTCtcagtttgtttttatgaagaCTGTAATGCACAAACTTTTAAAATCTTAGTGTTTCCCAAACCCCAAGAGCAAGCTATAATTCATAGCTCACCTGTTTTCAACCACTGCATCTTTGCCTTTAAGTTAAGGCAAGGTGTACCACTTCCAGTGACTAGCAAGTGAAACAGTGGACATGACTAACACACCTGTCTTCACAGAAATCAGTTTTCACTGCAGGAGAACACAGTATATTGTTCCACTACTTCAAAGTAAATCAGGAGATGtttgatataaatattttatttatataagatATGAAGTGTAAGAGAGtccttatttttattataaatttatATAATGAAATTTCTACGGGTGGCAAGAATAAGCAGAAAGAAAGTGGTTACAGTCTTTCATGGATGATGTTTACAATGTAAATTAGTTTGACAAACAGCAGGGTGGTCAATGGTTTGAGATTGCAGTGTGAATTACAATTAGCAGTTTGAGATTAGATCACACTATAAATAAGGTACACTCTATTTACAGGAGGCAGTATGAGCATCAAAAGTGCAACAATATAGTATGACTAGTTAAATAACATTGGCTTTAAAAGGGTGATGCAGTTATTCTGTTCCAGAGGTGTTCTAGACAGTCTGAATAATATTACATATGCCCTGCATGTGTAAAGTGATTGTTCATTGAATGTTCAAAAGGTGCAGAGTATAGCATTAAGAGTACATGGTTACAGATGGGTGGGGGGAACTTTTGTGGTAGCTGAGCCCTTTTCAGCTTCCTTAAGAAGTACAGACTTTGTTGTGCCCTCTTTATCAGGCATTATTAGGTAGACCATGGAGACCAGGTATTAGGAGGCCATGATAAGTGTCTGTATATGTGGACACATACTTCATTCTCCACTCATTCTATTGCTTCCCCAGAAAAGTGGAGGGGGAGTTGGTCTGGCTTTCTTATTCTCCTGAATTACTTTTGTCTTGTAGGTGTTAAGTATTAAGTTGTTGAAGTTGCACCATTCACCTAGACATTCCTCATTCATGTAGGCACTCTCATCGCCCTCTGACAGAGGTCTACTATTGTGGTGTCTGCAAATGTTATAATGTTTGAAGAGTGAATAGGTGTGCAGTTAAGTGTAAACAGGGTAAAGAGCCTGGGGCTCAGTACACAACACCTGCGAGGTTCCAATGTTCAGGATAAGAGTGGAGGAGGTGTAGTTTACAATCTTGACTCTCTGGTCTGTCAGATAGGAAGTCTCTGACCCAGAAGAAAATGAGGCTGCTCAAACCTAAGATCCCCAGTTTGCTGAACAGTTTATGAGGAATAATGGTGTTGAAAGCAGAGCTAAAATCCACAAATAATATCCTAACATACATATTGGGTTGTCAGTGCCATGTCGAGTGTGTTAGAAAggtcctctgtctctgtccttttaTTTGTAGGCAAATTGCTGCTGGTCCATATCTGAAGGAATGATGGCTTAGGTGTGGGAAAGCATTTCATGATCGATGTTAGTGCACCTGGTTAGTTGTCATTGAGGCCTTTGGGGCTCAGGATGATTGTGGTGGTCTTAAAGCTTGTTGATACTGCAGCTTATAGTAAGAGGGTGAATATTTTACTATTACACCTCATATTTGATTTGCACAGATCTTTAGTGTCCGTCCAGAAACTGTTTGCACCCGCTGCTTTGTTGGCAAACACTGTCTGCAGCGTGGTCCTCACCTGATGATTTAAGACCAGTGTCTGCTCCCAACCAAGAGGTGTGGTGTAAGAAGTCTTCTTGTTTTGGACTTCAAACCATGCAAAGAATTGGTTTAGCATATCAGATAGACTGCATGTAGATGACAGACTTCCACCTTTGGCCTTCCCCAAGTGCACCATTCTGTCCGTTCTATAGATGGAGTGCACTATTAACTCCATGTCAGCACCAGGAACAGCAATAACAGCTGTTCTTGTCATCCATCTTGAGCTCATCCATCTTGTTGGTGAAAAGACTCGGGACAGCTGCTCTGAGTGTATTTGCTTGTAGCCTAGCATGCAGCCTATCTTtcttctcctgctcttcctTTCTCTGCACTGCCTTCATTGCCTCACCAAGGGTGTGTCAGCTCCATTGGGCTCCAGTGGGATAGCTTTTAAGTAAAACGTTCTTGTGCTGATAGACCAAGAAGAACCCAGCTGCTTGGATGGTTTGGTCCAGTACCACTGGGTTCAGCCATGTCTTGGTAAAGCAGGCGAGGTTGCAGTGCCGAATGTCTCTCTGAAACTTAACCTTGGACCTGAGCCCATTCAGCTTGTTCTctagagactggacattggctggCAGGATACTAGGCAGGGGAGCACAGTGTGCCcaagccctcagcctgttccagATGCCAGCTTGTTTCCCCTGGGAGTCGCCACTTTGAGTTACTTCCTTTGATCCTCAGCAGGATTTCACCCAGCTAGCATGTATCCGTTGTTAAAAACAGCAAGGAGTGAGTAGATTGCAGTGCAATAGAAATAAGAGTATTTCTATCATAGCCGATAAGAGCTATGATacaaaaggaaagaatgtgcaaaaaaacaagcagatgCCCTCAATGGCGCCATCATTATAGCTAAGCATTTGCCTTACCTTCTCTACCCTACGCTCATGCTGTGGTACAACCACAGGTGACTGTTACGTATACATCTCATTTCACATAGTTTTATAGTTTCTAACACACAACAGTAAGCAGTACAATGTCATTTCAGGCCTAGTGTTGCTTTCACATAGTGGGGTCTCAAAGCTATGTGGGTGCTGTCCACGTCAGGTGCTGAAGTTATATACTAGCTATCAGCTACCTTGCTGACCATGATGTGGTGCTGAAATTGAATTACATGTTTTACCCGATAACTCCAATAGATGGATTAAATCTGGATTAATTTTGAAATAACATTGGGAGTATTAGGAACAGTGTGCACACCCTTTCTACATGCCTTGTGTATAGTTcagattaaatatatttaaataaacacaacaaacatttctttattataAGTTATTTAATacttacaaatgtatttacacatttcctttaaaaatagCCACAATAGAATGTAAACAGTGAACCACAAATTATTATTAGCACACATCTTTAATATTTCAGAGCAAGTTACATTTGGAATTCCTTCatcagaggtttttttttgtgtgtgtgtgtgtgtgtgtgtgtgtacgtgtttcaTCATTATTATGCCCTGTGTTCACTTTCTTAGTCACTACTAAAAGCTAATTTTATTATCATCTGTGTCCTGTCACTGTGCTCCACATTTGAGAGCTATTTCCAGACAGAGCAAATCCAAAGATAATAAAtatgttcagttcagtttttggCATAACTCATCTAATCACTAACGTCAATCACCTCAAAACCCTTGTTTTCAATTCCGTGAGCAGACTGGTGTTGGTGGGCATTCACGTCATGATAGCAATAGGCACAGTGCGCAGTTGCAACTGTCTCGACTTTGGAGAAGTTGGAGAAGTTCACGCAATATTTGCCCTTTTTGCTGCGGGAGATGATGGGTAGGAACCTGTAGCCCCACATGATCTCTTGAGGTATGTAAGAAGTCCTGACCTGGCAGGGGAAGCTGGTGGAATCAGCTTTGCCATCCAGAAACACCACCAGCTCAAAGTCCTGCTGTGGCAGTGTGTCCACAGCCATCTGGAAGAATGGACTTGTCTTGTCAAGCACATGGTACAGAGTCAAGGGGCAAACAAAGAACAGGCTGTCCTTCCCAACGTCCACCTGAAAGTCAATATTGATCTGCTCCATAATGATTGTTTTTCCTTCAGGTGTGATTGTTGTCCTTATTAGTTTCCCATAAATTTGACTGCCAACCAGCAAACTTTTGCGAAGGTTGGCCACTCTTATTTGCAAACAGAGTGCATCCTGTTTAGAGCAGATTACAGCCATCTCAGTGAAAGTGACTGCTTTGCCTATTTTCTTGGGTGAGGACATTTTGGTAATAAGCACACCACACCAGAAGCAGACAATGACTGCACCAACAAGAACTTGGACAATAAGGACAACGATGGCACTAGGACAAGTTGGGGTAATTACTCGAAAGCCATAGCCAATAGTCAGCTGTGTCTCCAATGAGTAGAGGTATGAAGTGGTTAAGTCATACATATTAAGTATACAGTAACTGTGGTTACTTGGAGGGTTCTGATACCACAAGTCACCATTATCACGGGCTACCCAGTACCAGATAAGTGTGAAGATAAAccaactgaaaatgaaagaggACACATAGAGTAATGTGAAGGAGTACCAGCGAAGTTCCACAAAGGTGCTCCATGTGTCTTGCATGAAGGCAAACCAGGCGCTGTATCTCATTTTGCCATACTCAGTGTTACAGTGGCCATTTTTGGTCACTAGACGTCTTCGTCGCATTCGTCGCCCAGCCAGGTAGCCGCTAAGCAACTGGCTTAAAGAGCGAGCCATTCTCAAGGTGCAAAAGCCTCAATCTGGGGAGAGAATACAAACATTGCTGCACTAAATGAATTTTATACATGTTATATCAGTATGTATTGAACTCCAGAAGTAATTGAAGAGTGACATTGTTAAATTGACAATTGCATTGAACAgtgattattttaatgtgtaGAATCCTGCTTTAATTTGAGGTTAACATTTGTCAACCTTATAGGAATCACTTATCTTTTTAAACATAGCCCAACCACCTTAGCTGACCAAATTTAATtgggcaaataaataaaataaataaaaataaaactttagtTAATTTGCTTGTTAACCCATGCAATCAATTACTAGCTGAAGATTTTAATGCCTCCTGATGGCCtgatttattgttattgtcacttaatatttttttatgttgagACAACAGCAACATAATCCAAATGCACATGTTACATTTCAAATGACCTGTAGATCTTTTTTGATTTACACATGAAATAATGGATCTCCAACACACAGCTGGCCAAGAAATTAAACAACTATCCAATTACATGTGGTTCTCTTAATGGAAGGCCTGTGTATTAAAATGGCTATTAttcttaaaatgtatataatttccttcacaaataaatatcttatttgAAGTTCctttaggttttgttttggagTGTTGCATTTTGCTTCTGTACcgctctctcttgcacacatgTATTTACACTCAACCAGCAGAGTTTGTTTAGGACCACTGTAGATGAGAAAGCAATAACATTTTTTCGCTATAATGtcacaaaaataatattttagccATATGTGTAAAATAGCCAGAAATAAAAGCAATGGTGAGAAAATGTGAAAGCCAAATGTAATGGTTGGATAAAATCTCAGGAAATATAACAGAAAGGCAAAACATAACTACTAATCACATTAACTTTACAGACTCAAATAATTTATCACAGATCTTTGGGAGTAACTATATGATCGATGTGGACATACCTGCTGTAGTGTTTTCTATGGCAGCCAGAAGTCTGGCAAACACGTCGAGGAGCGTGCCAGTATAATCTGCCTCTCTTTCACCTCGTCCCAATTTCTCAGTCTTATTCTCTTCCGCTTTTTGAAAGTGTCTCTGACTCCCCATTTCAGCTCTGGGCTTATGTATGGCCCCTTTATAGTAACAAGCCTTAAGGTTTACCCATACACAAAGAACAGGCGAATCCTCATGTTTATTTACTGTCTCACAACCAAAGATAGAAGTTTGCAGGAGGAGACATGATGTAGTAAATTGAAAAGGTTTTGGTCACAACAGTAAAGATGCTAAAGCAAAGTTTTATAGGGCAGGATAGAGAGATAGACTGTTAGTTTTGCAAATATATAGTCTGCATATATATATCTGGAATATCAGGATCTCTGATGCAACTTACTGTTTGCTTACATAACTAGAGCAGAATTTGAGAATAAGATTGGTTTTCCACTGGGCATGAGTAAGGGAAATCTTTTTCATGTCACTCTCAAGATTTATGTAACTTAATATTAGCATGTATTACAATGTTACAATAGGAGTCGATTACATCTCTATGTCATGTTTGTGACTTGATATTTGATACTATTGAATGTGGTTTTTGTCCTGCAATAATGCGATGATGCATGAAATCGATGCCTGGCTTGTAACTTTCAAAAGTCTATAATCTGACCCAGATCTGTATGGATGTCCTGTACCAGGCTTACACTTTTCAATGCAACTTGCTACATCATGCTAGGATCTCTCATCTGTTGTTGTGTAAGATGGCAGGTCAGACCTTAATAACTGCACAGAGGTCCCCTCTAAAGCCCCATGTCTTGGAATAGCGCCTCTCACATTGCTATCAAATATCAGTTATGGTTGATGCAAGCAGATCCATTCATGTATCACATGCTTTGATGTGTTTCCCAGTGGTTTTCTAATCCTAGTTCTAAATAGCACAATATGTGTCTAAAGTACATGCCTCGCCATGTTCACCTCAATTACCTCCAGCCTATTGTGCATTCAGATACACAATAACAAAAGAAGACCTTCTTTTGCTGTAACGTGACAGAAAAACTCAGACGCTCACGGAAAAAGTTTAGCTATCAGTTTACTGATGAAAAGGCAGATCAAAAACGTAA contains the following coding sequences:
- the LOC113577434 gene encoding ATP-sensitive inward rectifier potassium channel 1-like, which produces MARSLSQLLSGYLAGRRMRRRRLVTKNGHCNTEYGKMRYSAWFAFMQDTWSTFVELRWYSFTLLYVSSFIFSWFIFTLIWYWVARDNGDLWYQNPPSNHSYCILNMYDLTTSYLYSLETQLTIGYGFRVITPTCPSAIVVLIVQVLVGAVIVCFWCGVLITKMSSPKKIGKAVTFTEMAVICSKQDALCLQIRVANLRKSLLVGSQIYGKLIRTTITPEGKTIIMEQINIDFQVDVGKDSLFFVCPLTLYHVLDKTSPFFQMAVDTLPQQDFELVVFLDGKADSTSFPCQVRTSYIPQEIMWGYRFLPIISRSKKGKYCVNFSNFSKVETVATAHCAYCYHDVNAHQHQSAHGIENKGFEVIDVSD
- the LOC113577464 gene encoding ATP-sensitive inward rectifier potassium channel 1-like → MTRTLPQLFRDYLDKRQINRNRLVTKDGHCNIEYGNVKYSSRLAYLLDIWTTTLELRWTIVFILFGAAFLLSFFLFALIWYWIARSNGDLWWQNPSPDHNPCVMNVYGLTTAFLYSITTQMTIGYTARVITPYCPGALVVLNIQTLIGTLVKCYWCGVVIAKMASPKKRAKTINFSEKAVISPRNGALCLQIRVANLRKTILVGSQIYGKMFRTTVTPDGETIIMDQITVDFMVDAGKDNLFFVCPLTLYHVIDRTSPFFEMAADTLHQQQFELVVFLDGTDETTNFSCQARTSYIPREIMWGYEFFPIISRSKEGTYCVDFSMLARLVPTPTPHCIFCFSNERAHHYDPRGGTDNLDFEACNTTNQDNIDRKSLTQKKMRLLKPKIPSLLNSL